The following nucleotide sequence is from bacterium.
CCGGTGCTCAAAGATACGCGTCATCTTTTCTTCAAGTTGGGCGATTTTCAGAACAAACTGGAAACGTGGCTGGCGGATAAAACGAACTGGAAAGAAAACGTACTCAACTATTGCCGCGGCTGGTTCAAAGAGGGACTGGGCGAACGGGCGGTGACGCGTGATCTGAAATGGGGCATCCAAGCACCTGCAGCCGGGTATGAGGACAAGATGATCTATGTCTGGTTCGAGGCGCCCATCGGCTATATCTCCGCCACCAAGGAATGGGCGGAACGCATCGGTCAACCGGACAAATGGAAAGAGTACTGGATGGACAGCCGGACCAAACTGGTCCATTTTATCGGCAAGGACAACATCGTCTTTCACGCCATCATCTGGCCGGCCATGATCATGGCGCATGGAGATCTGATTTTGCCCGCCGACATTCCGGCCAACGAATTTCTCAATCTTCAGGGCGAAAAGCTCTCCACCAGCCGCAACTATGCGGTGTGGTTGGGCGAATACCTGGAAAAATTTCCTCCGGATCCGCTGCGCTACTATCTGGCGGCCATCGCACCGGAAAACAAGGACGCGGATTTCACCTGGACTGAATTTCAACAGCGCAACAACTCCGAACTCGCGGACATTCTAGGCAATTTCATCAATCGCACGTTGACCTTTGCCAAACGTCAATTCAACGGCGTGCCTGCAGCCGGCGAACTCAACGAGCTGGACCGCGCCATGATCCAGGTCCTGGAAAAAGCGCCGATGGAGATCGGCGACCTTCTCGAGCGCTATGAGCTGCGTCGCGGCCTCACCAGCTTGATGGATGTCGCCCGGTTCGCCAACAAATACTTTAACGATCAGCAGCCCTGGGCTACGCTGAAAACCAATCGCAGCCAGTGCGCCACCACCATCAACCTTTGCCTGCACGCGGTGCGGACTCTTGCCATTCTCATGGAGCCGGTACTGCCGTTCTCCGCAGAGAAGACCTGGGCCATGCTCGGCTACTCCGGCAGCGTGCACGAACAATTTTGGGATGAGGCCGGCAGCCTGACGCTGAAACCAGGACATCGTTTAGGACAGGAGCAGATCTTGTTTAGCAAAATCGAAGACAAACAGATACAACCCGAGATCGACCGTCTGGCAG
It contains:
- the metG gene encoding methionine--tRNA ligase subunit beta, which encodes PVLKDTRHLFFKLGDFQNKLETWLADKTNWKENVLNYCRGWFKEGLGERAVTRDLKWGIQAPAAGYEDKMIYVWFEAPIGYISATKEWAERIGQPDKWKEYWMDSRTKLVHFIGKDNIVFHAIIWPAMIMAHGDLILPADIPANEFLNLQGEKLSTSRNYAVWLGEYLEKFPPDPLRYYLAAIAPENKDADFTWTEFQQRNNSELADILGNFINRTLTFAKRQFNGVPAAGELNELDRAMIQVLEKAPMEIGDLLERYELRRGLTSLMDVARFANKYFNDQQPWATLKTNRSQCATTINLCLHAVRTLAILMEPVLPFSAEKTWAMLGYSGSVHEQFWDEAGSLTLKPGHRLGQEQILFSKIEDKQIQPEIDRLAAASKNQPPAAAVTASAETPVETMQISYDDFSRVQLRLAQVLKAEKVEKADKLLRLEIQVGEEKRQIVAGIAKHYTPEQLIGKTLVVVANLQPAKIRGLESNGMLLAAEDENGQLAVLTPDRPVQSGAKVK